A single region of the Triticum dicoccoides isolate Atlit2015 ecotype Zavitan chromosome 2B, WEW_v2.0, whole genome shotgun sequence genome encodes:
- the LOC119368550 gene encoding anthocyanidin 5,3-O-glucosyltransferase-like: MEADPHPAVVLHACLGVGHLTPMVELAKLFLRRGIPVIIAVPTPPASTADIFASSATAVASLAAANPTISFHHLPAPDYPNPDPDPYLQMVDTIRLTVPSLLAFLRTLPSVAALVLDTFCVDALDAADELGVPAYIYFTSSAAYLAAFLHLPHYLATTDGGDFKDMGKSLLRFPGVPPIPASDMPQIVQDRASRTCAVRMGQYGRKPEARGLLINTYERLEARAVTALRDGVCLPGRPTPPVYCIGPLIVKGESAPQAQGACLSWLDAQPERSVVFLCFGSLGAMSAAQLKEIACGLENSGHRFLWVVRSPPEDPAKYFLPRPEPDLDALLPDGFLDRTAARGMVVKMWAPQVEVLRHAATGAFVTHCGWNSVLEAASAGVPMLCWPQYAEQRANKVFVVDEMKLGVVMEGYDEELVKAEEVEKKVRLVMESDEGEKLRGRLALAKEKAAEAPADGGPSRTAFTEFLKDLKLQK, encoded by the coding sequence ATGGAGGCCGATCCCCATCCGGCGGTGGTGCTGCACGCTTGCTTGGGCGTGGGCCACCTCACCCCCATGGTGGAGCTCGccaagctcttcctccgccgcggcatCCCCGTCATCATCGCTGTCCCGACCCCTCCGGCCTCCACCGCCGATATCTTCGcctcctccgccaccgccgtcgcaaGCCTGGCCGCCGCCAACCCCACCATCTCCTTCCACCACCTCCCGGCCCCGGACTACCCCAACCCGGACCCGGACCCCTACCTGCAGATGGTCGACACGATCCGCCTCACCGTGCCGTCCCTCCTCGCCTTCCTCCGCACCCTCCcctccgtcgccgccctcgtcctcGACACCTTCTGCGTCGACGCCCTCGACGCCGCCGACGAACTCGGCGTCCCGGCGTACATCTACTTCACCTCCTCCGCCGCCTACCTCGCGGCGTTCCTCCACCTCCCCCACTACCTCGCCACGACGGACGGCGGCGACTTCAAGGACATGGGCAAGAGTCTCCTCCGCTTCCCCGGCGTCCCGCCGATCCCTGCCTCGGACATGCCCCAGATCGTGCAGGACCGCGCGAGCCGGACTTGCGCCGTGCGGATGGGGCAATACGGGCGCAAACCGGAGGCCCGGGGCTTGCTGATCAACACCTACGAGCGGCTGGAGGCGAGGGCCGTGACTGCGCTCAGGGACGGGGTGTGTCTCCCTGgccgcccgaccccgccggtgTACTGCATCGGCCCACTGATCGTGAAAGGCGAGTCGGCTCCACAAGCGCAGGGCGCGTGCTTGTCGTGGCTGGACGCGCAGCCGGAGCGGAGCGTGGTGTTCCTCTGCTTCGGCAGCTTGGGCGCGATGTCGGCGGCGCAGCTCAAGGAGATAGCGTGCGGGCTCGAGAACTCCGGCCACCGCTTCCTGTGGGTCGTGCGGAGCCCGCCCGAGGACCCGGCCAAATACTTCCTGCCGCGCCCGGAGCCAGACCTGGACGCGCTCCTCCCCGATGGGTTCTTGGATAGGACGGCCGCGAGGGGGATGGTCGTGAAGATGTGGGCGCCGCAGGTGGAGGTGCTGCGGCACGCGGCGACCGGCGCGTTCGTGACGCACTGCGGGTGGAACTCCGTCCTGGAGGCGGCGTCGGCCGGGGTGCCGATGCTGTGCTGGCCGCAGTACGCGGAGCAGAGGGCGAACAAGGTGTTTGTGGTGGACGAGATGAAGCTCGGGGTGGTGATGGAAGGGTACGACGAGGAACTTGTGAAGGCGGAGGAGGTGGAGAAGAAGGTGAGGCTGGTGATGGAGTCGGATGAAGGGGAAAAGCTGAGGGGAAGGCTGGCATTGGCCAAGGAGAAGGCGGCTGAGGCGCCGGCGGACGGCGGCCCGTCGAGGACGGCGTTCACCGAATTCTTGAAGGATTTGAAGCTCCAGAAGTGA